A section of the Humulus lupulus chromosome 2, drHumLupu1.1, whole genome shotgun sequence genome encodes:
- the LOC133816877 gene encoding serine carboxypeptidase-like 51: MEKMLAFVVMFSLCFLPLIHGGRKIPTRTQDDSEEWGYVEVRPKAHMFWWLYKSPYRVEDPSKPWPIVLWLQGGPGASGVGIGNFEEVGPLDTNLKARNSTWLQKADLLFVDNPVGTGYSFVEDRKLFVKNDVEAGDDLTTLLEKLFNGNEKLQKSPLFIVAESYGGKFAVTLALSALKAIEAGKLKLKLGGVALGDSWISPEDFVFSWGPLLKDVSRLDDNGLKLSESLSEKIKQQIQQGQYEEATDSWSSLEGVISSNSNGVDFYNFLLDSGMDIVSSSTALELSKEIATKRYSRYLGVLRSTPGGDDDLGDLMNGAIKKKLRIIPENVTWGGQSDGVFVALQGDFMRPRIDEVDQLLAKGVNVTIYNGQLDLICATKGTEAWVKKLKWEGLQTFLSKDRTPLYCGKAGPTKGFISSYKNFHFYWILGAGHFVPVDQPCVALDMLSHITNSPR, from the exons ATGGAGAAGATGTTAGCTTTTGTAGTGATGTTTAGTCTCTGCTTTCTTCCACTCATTCATGGCGGAAGAAAAATTCCGACGAGAACCCAAGACGATTCTGAGGAGTGGGGTTATGTTGAAGTCAGACCCA AAGCCCACATGTTCTGGTGGCTTTACAAGAGTCCCTATAGAGTTGAGGATCCCTCCAAGCCTTGGCCTATTGTTCTCTGGCTTCAAGGTGGACCT GGAGCTTCAGGAGTTGGGATTGGGAATTTTGAAGAGGTTGGGCCATTAGACACAAACTTGAAGGCAAGGAATTCGACTTGGCTACAAAAAGCAGATCTCTTATTCGTT GACAATCCAGTTGGAACAGGTTACAGTTTTGTGGAGGACAGAAAGCTGTTTGTGAAAAATGATGTAGAAGCAGGAGATGATCTAACCACATTGTTGGAGAAGCTCTTTAATGGAAATGAGAAGCTTCAAAAGAGTCCTCTTTTCATTGTGGCTGAATCTTATGGAGGCAAATTTGCAGTTACTCTTGCCTTGTCTGCTCTAAAAGCCATTGAAGCTGGGAAATTGAAACTTAAACTTGGAG GAGTTGCATTGGGAGACAGTTGGATATCTCCTGAAGATTTTGTG TTTTCTTGGGGTCCTCTTCTCAAAGATGTCTCAAGGCTTGATGACAATGGATTGAAACTGTCAGAAAG TTTATCTGAGAAGATTAAGCAACAAATTCAGCAGGGTCAGTATGAGGAAGCAACTGATTCATGGAGTTCACTTGAAGGGGTTATAAGCTCTAACAGCAATGGAGTG GACTTTTATAACTTTCTATTGGATTCAGGAATGGACATAGTCTCATCCTCAACAGCACTTGAATTGTCGAAAGAGATTGCAACCAAGAGATACTCAAGATATCTTGGCGTATTGAGATCTACACCTGGTGGTGATGATGATCTTGGTGATTTGATGAATGGTGCCATTAAAAAGAAGCTTAGGATTATCCCAGAAAATGTAAC GTGGGGAGGACAATCTGATGGTGTATTTGTGGCTCTGCAAGGAGATTTCATGAGACCAAGGATTGATGAG GTCGACCAACTCCTTGCCAAAGGGGTCAATGTGACTATATACAATGGACAA CTTGATCTCATTTGTGCAACCAAGGGGACGGAAGCTTGGGTTAAGAAGCTCAA GTGGGAAGGACTCCAAACATTCTTGAGCAAGGATAGAACTCCTCTCTATTGTGGCAAAGCAGGACCCACCAAAGGGTTTATTTCATCATACAAAAACTTCCACTTCTATTGGATACTTGGAGCAGGTCACTTT GTGCCTGTGGATCAACCCTGTGTAGCTTTAGACATGTTGAGTCACATTACAAACTCTCCAAGGTAG
- the LOC133816878 gene encoding uncharacterized protein LOC133816878 isoform X2 has translation MNLVREVEKDLKVANVICMNGRRHLNSSVNEVSRDLIVNSHSKKKQAFLDIVPVLTELRHALDMQAALESLVEEGNYCKAFQVLSEYLQLLDSFSELSAVQEMSRGVEGWLGRTLQNLDSLLLGVCQEFNEQSYITVIDAYALIGDISGLAEKIQSFFLQEVLSETHSVLKDTVQEDHEVHKQNNRLTYSDLCLRIPESKFRQSLLRTLAVLFRLMCSYNEIMGFQLENKDTASQTSNSVPRDNDNSRNAGELQKMESASGNSSKFNGSLDQSVDRVSGSSSAVEATGVKSLSEDAQSTSSMHTSSNDSVYEATKDDGAASTSGSPWYYLRKDATGFVSQTLQRGRKNLWQLTTSRISVLLSSSAVSSASIHQFLKNYEDLNVFILAGEAFCGVEAVEFRQKLKIVCDNYFIAFHRQNIHALKMVLERENWLVMPPDTVQAISFAGLVGDGAPLLATSDGNSSHSRVIFDKSVKSVDTGSNKSGFSHWAINGNPFFTKLVHTSKEGHSNQFNGAACSELGGHVNDSLYDEKISPRKSDSSQLNGTNSILEEENEDLLADFIDEDSQLPSRISKPKVRRSHSSLKDDECVAQTGSSICVLRSMDKYARLMQKLKIINVEFFKGICQLFELFFHFVFETFGQQSNNSGGKGSVDFISSRLKMALSRITQDCDQWIKPSSSTQTSLTTSFAHADVTPSHPNSNFGHAPGISFGLKERCAGADTISLIARMLHRSKTHLQSMFLQSNTAVVEDFYTNLVDAVPDLIEHIHKTTARLLLHINGYVDRISNAKWEVKELGLEHNGYVDLLLGEFKHYKTRLTHGGIRKELQDLLSEYGIEIIAETLVEGLSRVKRCTDEGRALMSLDLQVLINGLQHIVPVNVKPKFHIVETFIKAYYLPETEYVHWSRAHPEYTKNQIIGLVNLVATMKGWKRKTRLEILERIE, from the exons ATGAATTTGGTTAGGGAAGTGGAGAAAGACTTAAAGGTTGCGAATGTCATCTGCATG AATGGAAGAAGACATCTTAACTCATCTGTCAATGAGGTTTCAAGAGATCTCATTGTAAATTCCCATTCCAAAAAGAAGCAAGCGTTTCTG GACATAGTTCCTGTTCTAACTGAGCTTCGCCATGCATTGGACATGCAAGCAGCACTTGAATCACTTGTTGAGGAAGGAAATTACTGCAAG GCTTTTCAGGTTCTATCGGAGTATTTGCAACTCTTAGATAGTTTCTCTGAGCTTTCAGCAGTACAAGAGATGAGCCGTGGAGTAGAG GGTTGGCTGGGGAGAACTCTTCAAAACTTGGATTCACTTTTGTTAGGAGTGTGCCAGGAGTTTAATGAACAGAGCTATATTACT GTGATTGATGCTTATGCTCTTATTGGTGATATCTCTGGTCTTGCTGAGAAGATACAGAGCTTCTTTTTGCAGGAAGTTCTTTCAGAAACCCACTCTGTATTGAAGGATACTGTGCAGGAG GATCATGAAGTACATAAACAAAATAATAG ACTCACATATAGTGATCTTTGCCTTCGGATACCTGAATCTAAGTTTAGGCAGAGTTTGTTGAGAACGCTAGCTGTCCTTTTCAGGCTGATGTGCTCCTACAATGAAATTATGGGTTTTCAGCTGGAGAATAAG GATACAGCCAGTCAAACTTCAAATAGTGTGCCAAGGGATAATGATAATTCTAGGAATGCAGGAGAGCTCCAGAAAATGGAGTCAGCTTCTGGAAATTCCTCTAAATTTAATGGCTCTCTTGATCAATCTGTAGATAGAGTTTCTGGTTCATCTTCTGCAGTAGAAGCTACAGGAGTCAAATCTTTATCTGAGGATGCTCAGTCTACAAGTTCCATGCATACAAGTTCAAATGACTCAGTTTATGAAGCTACAAAGGATGATGGGGCAGCATCAACCAGTGGATCTCCGTGGTATTATCTCCGAAAAGATGCTACAGGGTTTGTTTCACAAACCCTTCAAAGAGGACGCAAGAATCTTTGGCAACTCACAACTAGTCGAATATCTGTCCTGCTTTCTTCTTCTGCTGTTTCTTCTGCTAGTATTCACCAATTCTTGAAAAATTATGAAGATCTCAATGTCTTCATCTTGGCTGGGGAAGCATTTTGTGGAGTTGAAGCAGTTGAGTTTAGACAAAAGCTGAAAATTGTGTGTGATAATTATTTCATAGCATTTCACCGGCAGAATATACAT GCACTTAAAATGGTTTTGGAGAGAGAAAATTGGCTTGTAATGCCACCAGATACAGTGCAGGCAATCAGCTTTGCTGGGCTTGTTGGTGACGGAGCACCTCTACTTGCTACGTCTGATGGCAACTCCAGTCATTCCAGAGTTATTTTTGACAAGTCTGTGAAATCAGTAGATACTGGGTCGAATAAGAGCGGATTTTCTCACTGGGCAATAAATGGAAATCCATTTTTTACTAAACTAGTGCATACTTCCAAAGAAGGTCATTCCAACCAATTTAATGGAGCAGCCTGTAGTGAACTTGGTGGACATGTAAATGATAGTCTTTATGATGAGAAGATATCTCCACGAAAGAGTGACTCAAGTCAATTGAATGGTACTAATTCTAttttagaagaagaaaatgaagatCTTCTTGCAGACTTTATCGATGAGGATAGTCAACTCCCAAGTAGAATTTCTAAGCCTAAAGTTCGAAGAAGTCATTCAAGTTTGAAGGATGATGAGTGTGTAGCCCAAACAGGATCATCTATTTGTGTTCTTCG ATCCATGGATAAGTATGCAAGGCTTATGCAGAAGTTAAAAATAATCAATGTTGAGTTCTTCAAG GGGATATGCCAGTTGTTCGAGTTATTTTTTCATTTTGTATTTGAAACATTTGGTCAACAGAGCAATAATTCAGGTGGAAAAGGTTCGGTTGACTTCATTAGCA GTCGACTAAAGATGGCATTATCTAGAATAACACAGGATTGTGACCAGTGGATAAAACCGTCATCCTCTACACAAACATCTCTGACTACATCATTTGCACATGCGGATGTCACACCAAGTCACCCAAATTCAAATTTCGGTCATGCACCAGGAATATCTTTTGGTCTCAAG GAAAGATGTGCAGGTGCTGACACCATATCTCTTATTGCTCGAATGTTGCATAGATCTAAAACCCATCTCCAGTCGATGTTTCTTCAAAGTAATACTGCTGTTGTTGAAGATTTCTACACAAATttg GTGGATGCTGTACCTGATCTTATAGAGCACATCCACAAGACAACTGCAAGACTATTGCTTCATATTAATGG ATATGTCGATCGGATTTCTAATGCAAAGTGGGAAGTAAAAGAGCTTGGGCTTGAGCATAATGG GTATGTTGATTTGTTGTTGGGAGAGTTTAAGCACTATAAGACTAGGCTCACTCATGGTGGAATTCGCAAGGAG CTTCAAGACCTCCTTTCAGAATATGGAATTGAAATAATCGCTGAAACACTAGTTGAAGGTCTATCACGCGTGAAGAGATGTACTGATGAAGGACGGGCTCTAATGTCATTGGATCTTCAG GTCTTGATCAACGGACTGCAACATATTGTCCCGGTAAATGTGAAGCCCAAGTTCCATATAGTCGAAACCTTTATTAAG GCGTACTACCTTCCCGAAACTGAATATGTGCACTGGTCACGAGCCCACCCG GAATACACAAAAAACCAAATTATAGGACTGGTCAACCTTGTTGCCACAATGAAAGGTTGGAAGAGAAAAACCAGGTTGGAAATATTAGAAAGGATCGAGTGA
- the LOC133816878 gene encoding uncharacterized protein LOC133816878 isoform X1: MQPNLFPFGSVLGNPFLFNGDLSEGFESSRVFFLVPFLLSQGGGMDLSKVGEKLLSSVRSARSLGLLPSTSDRPEVPQRAAAAAAVARALAGLPPHQRYSLSSSSEELSSIYGSRRQSQVVAELEEDFYEEEFDPIRHILENVPSEENELEYFEKQATLRLAQLDRVSERLSRQVMEHHEVMVKGMNLVREVEKDLKVANVICMNGRRHLNSSVNEVSRDLIVNSHSKKKQAFLDIVPVLTELRHALDMQAALESLVEEGNYCKAFQVLSEYLQLLDSFSELSAVQEMSRGVEGWLGRTLQNLDSLLLGVCQEFNEQSYITVIDAYALIGDISGLAEKIQSFFLQEVLSETHSVLKDTVQEDHEVHKQNNRLTYSDLCLRIPESKFRQSLLRTLAVLFRLMCSYNEIMGFQLENKDTASQTSNSVPRDNDNSRNAGELQKMESASGNSSKFNGSLDQSVDRVSGSSSAVEATGVKSLSEDAQSTSSMHTSSNDSVYEATKDDGAASTSGSPWYYLRKDATGFVSQTLQRGRKNLWQLTTSRISVLLSSSAVSSASIHQFLKNYEDLNVFILAGEAFCGVEAVEFRQKLKIVCDNYFIAFHRQNIHALKMVLERENWLVMPPDTVQAISFAGLVGDGAPLLATSDGNSSHSRVIFDKSVKSVDTGSNKSGFSHWAINGNPFFTKLVHTSKEGHSNQFNGAACSELGGHVNDSLYDEKISPRKSDSSQLNGTNSILEEENEDLLADFIDEDSQLPSRISKPKVRRSHSSLKDDECVAQTGSSICVLRSMDKYARLMQKLKIINVEFFKGICQLFELFFHFVFETFGQQSNNSGGKGSVDFISSRLKMALSRITQDCDQWIKPSSSTQTSLTTSFAHADVTPSHPNSNFGHAPGISFGLKERCAGADTISLIARMLHRSKTHLQSMFLQSNTAVVEDFYTNLVDAVPDLIEHIHKTTARLLLHINGYVDRISNAKWEVKELGLEHNGYVDLLLGEFKHYKTRLTHGGIRKELQDLLSEYGIEIIAETLVEGLSRVKRCTDEGRALMSLDLQVLINGLQHIVPVNVKPKFHIVETFIKAYYLPETEYVHWSRAHPEYTKNQIIGLVNLVATMKGWKRKTRLEILERIE; encoded by the exons ATGCAGCCCAATTTGTTCCCGTTCGGTAGTGTTTTGGGTAATCCCTTTTTGTTCAATGGCGATTTGAGTGAGGGCTTTGAGAGCTCTAGGGTTTTCTTTTTGGTTCCGTTTCTGTTGTCGCAAGGCGGTGGAATGGATTTATCTAAGGTTGGGGAGAAGCTTTTGAGCTCCGTTAGGTCTGCTAGatcgcttggtcttcttccttctacTTCTGATCGCCCTGAG GTTCCACAACGAGCTGCGGCTGCTGCAGCTGTTGCTCGTGCCCTTGCAGGTCTGCCCCCACATCAAAGATATAGCCTGTCATCAAGCTCTGAAGAACTAAGCTCTATATATGGCAGCAGACGTCAGAGTCAAGTAGTGGCAGAACTAGAAGAAGACTTCTATGAAGAG GAGTTTGATCCCATAAGACATATTCTAGAGAATGTTCCGTCTGAAGAAAATGAGCTAGAGTACTTTGAGAAACAG GCTACTCTAAGATTAGCACAACTGGATAGAGTATCAGAGCGGTTGTCTCGACAAGTTATGGAGCATCATGAAGTAATGG TGAAGGGTATGAATTTGGTTAGGGAAGTGGAGAAAGACTTAAAGGTTGCGAATGTCATCTGCATG AATGGAAGAAGACATCTTAACTCATCTGTCAATGAGGTTTCAAGAGATCTCATTGTAAATTCCCATTCCAAAAAGAAGCAAGCGTTTCTG GACATAGTTCCTGTTCTAACTGAGCTTCGCCATGCATTGGACATGCAAGCAGCACTTGAATCACTTGTTGAGGAAGGAAATTACTGCAAG GCTTTTCAGGTTCTATCGGAGTATTTGCAACTCTTAGATAGTTTCTCTGAGCTTTCAGCAGTACAAGAGATGAGCCGTGGAGTAGAG GGTTGGCTGGGGAGAACTCTTCAAAACTTGGATTCACTTTTGTTAGGAGTGTGCCAGGAGTTTAATGAACAGAGCTATATTACT GTGATTGATGCTTATGCTCTTATTGGTGATATCTCTGGTCTTGCTGAGAAGATACAGAGCTTCTTTTTGCAGGAAGTTCTTTCAGAAACCCACTCTGTATTGAAGGATACTGTGCAGGAG GATCATGAAGTACATAAACAAAATAATAG ACTCACATATAGTGATCTTTGCCTTCGGATACCTGAATCTAAGTTTAGGCAGAGTTTGTTGAGAACGCTAGCTGTCCTTTTCAGGCTGATGTGCTCCTACAATGAAATTATGGGTTTTCAGCTGGAGAATAAG GATACAGCCAGTCAAACTTCAAATAGTGTGCCAAGGGATAATGATAATTCTAGGAATGCAGGAGAGCTCCAGAAAATGGAGTCAGCTTCTGGAAATTCCTCTAAATTTAATGGCTCTCTTGATCAATCTGTAGATAGAGTTTCTGGTTCATCTTCTGCAGTAGAAGCTACAGGAGTCAAATCTTTATCTGAGGATGCTCAGTCTACAAGTTCCATGCATACAAGTTCAAATGACTCAGTTTATGAAGCTACAAAGGATGATGGGGCAGCATCAACCAGTGGATCTCCGTGGTATTATCTCCGAAAAGATGCTACAGGGTTTGTTTCACAAACCCTTCAAAGAGGACGCAAGAATCTTTGGCAACTCACAACTAGTCGAATATCTGTCCTGCTTTCTTCTTCTGCTGTTTCTTCTGCTAGTATTCACCAATTCTTGAAAAATTATGAAGATCTCAATGTCTTCATCTTGGCTGGGGAAGCATTTTGTGGAGTTGAAGCAGTTGAGTTTAGACAAAAGCTGAAAATTGTGTGTGATAATTATTTCATAGCATTTCACCGGCAGAATATACAT GCACTTAAAATGGTTTTGGAGAGAGAAAATTGGCTTGTAATGCCACCAGATACAGTGCAGGCAATCAGCTTTGCTGGGCTTGTTGGTGACGGAGCACCTCTACTTGCTACGTCTGATGGCAACTCCAGTCATTCCAGAGTTATTTTTGACAAGTCTGTGAAATCAGTAGATACTGGGTCGAATAAGAGCGGATTTTCTCACTGGGCAATAAATGGAAATCCATTTTTTACTAAACTAGTGCATACTTCCAAAGAAGGTCATTCCAACCAATTTAATGGAGCAGCCTGTAGTGAACTTGGTGGACATGTAAATGATAGTCTTTATGATGAGAAGATATCTCCACGAAAGAGTGACTCAAGTCAATTGAATGGTACTAATTCTAttttagaagaagaaaatgaagatCTTCTTGCAGACTTTATCGATGAGGATAGTCAACTCCCAAGTAGAATTTCTAAGCCTAAAGTTCGAAGAAGTCATTCAAGTTTGAAGGATGATGAGTGTGTAGCCCAAACAGGATCATCTATTTGTGTTCTTCG ATCCATGGATAAGTATGCAAGGCTTATGCAGAAGTTAAAAATAATCAATGTTGAGTTCTTCAAG GGGATATGCCAGTTGTTCGAGTTATTTTTTCATTTTGTATTTGAAACATTTGGTCAACAGAGCAATAATTCAGGTGGAAAAGGTTCGGTTGACTTCATTAGCA GTCGACTAAAGATGGCATTATCTAGAATAACACAGGATTGTGACCAGTGGATAAAACCGTCATCCTCTACACAAACATCTCTGACTACATCATTTGCACATGCGGATGTCACACCAAGTCACCCAAATTCAAATTTCGGTCATGCACCAGGAATATCTTTTGGTCTCAAG GAAAGATGTGCAGGTGCTGACACCATATCTCTTATTGCTCGAATGTTGCATAGATCTAAAACCCATCTCCAGTCGATGTTTCTTCAAAGTAATACTGCTGTTGTTGAAGATTTCTACACAAATttg GTGGATGCTGTACCTGATCTTATAGAGCACATCCACAAGACAACTGCAAGACTATTGCTTCATATTAATGG ATATGTCGATCGGATTTCTAATGCAAAGTGGGAAGTAAAAGAGCTTGGGCTTGAGCATAATGG GTATGTTGATTTGTTGTTGGGAGAGTTTAAGCACTATAAGACTAGGCTCACTCATGGTGGAATTCGCAAGGAG CTTCAAGACCTCCTTTCAGAATATGGAATTGAAATAATCGCTGAAACACTAGTTGAAGGTCTATCACGCGTGAAGAGATGTACTGATGAAGGACGGGCTCTAATGTCATTGGATCTTCAG GTCTTGATCAACGGACTGCAACATATTGTCCCGGTAAATGTGAAGCCCAAGTTCCATATAGTCGAAACCTTTATTAAG GCGTACTACCTTCCCGAAACTGAATATGTGCACTGGTCACGAGCCCACCCG GAATACACAAAAAACCAAATTATAGGACTGGTCAACCTTGTTGCCACAATGAAAGGTTGGAAGAGAAAAACCAGGTTGGAAATATTAGAAAGGATCGAGTGA